A DNA window from Ignavibacteriales bacterium contains the following coding sequences:
- a CDS encoding MFS transporter, whose translation MDNDSQKLTVKEKIGYGLGDTASNFYWQMFMSFILFFYTDVFGISAAVAGTMLLVTRIWDTGIDPIMGVIADRTNTKWGKFRPYLLWMALPIGIIGVLTFTTPNLSLSGKIIYAYITSTLMMAAYTAINTPYSALMGVLTPNSLERTSVSSYRFVLAFVAIFIVQGTTLPLVQYFGKGNQATGFQMTMVVFSIVAVILFIVTFLNTRERVHPPKDQKSSIKSDLRDLLHNRPWIALFFIGIFALSYNSIRSGSIIYYFKYYVGNEILTSAFMVSGTIAAIAGVMVTKYLTKLLGKRTLYMILWLVVSILTVSFYFIPKESIILIFASHILISFILGPTAPLIWAMYADTADYSEWKSGRRATGLVFSAATFAQKLGWAIGGAFTGWLLAYFGFIANVVQTEGAQDGIRLMMSIIPAVGGFLAAAAMWFYVLDEKMMVKIEEDLSARKKE comes from the coding sequence ATGGACAATGATTCGCAAAAACTTACTGTAAAAGAAAAAATCGGTTATGGACTTGGGGATACGGCATCGAACTTCTATTGGCAGATGTTCATGAGTTTTATCCTGTTTTTCTATACTGATGTATTTGGTATTTCTGCTGCAGTAGCAGGAACGATGTTGCTCGTAACAAGAATCTGGGATACGGGTATTGATCCGATCATGGGCGTGATCGCTGATAGAACCAATACAAAGTGGGGAAAATTTCGACCGTATCTTCTGTGGATGGCACTGCCAATCGGTATCATTGGTGTGCTCACTTTTACAACTCCCAATCTCAGTTTGAGCGGGAAAATAATTTATGCGTATATCACAAGCACACTTATGATGGCGGCATATACGGCAATCAACACTCCTTATTCGGCGTTAATGGGAGTTCTTACACCAAATTCGTTAGAAAGAACAAGTGTCTCTTCATATAGATTTGTTCTCGCCTTTGTTGCGATATTCATTGTCCAAGGTACAACTCTTCCACTGGTACAATATTTTGGAAAAGGAAATCAGGCGACTGGATTCCAAATGACAATGGTCGTGTTTTCTATTGTAGCTGTTATATTGTTTATTGTTACGTTTTTAAATACTCGTGAAAGAGTTCATCCACCGAAAGATCAAAAATCTTCAATCAAGAGCGATCTGCGAGACCTTCTTCACAATCGGCCGTGGATAGCCCTGTTCTTCATTGGGATATTTGCCCTTTCATACAATTCTATTCGTTCTGGATCGATCATATACTATTTCAAATACTATGTAGGCAATGAAATTTTAACTTCCGCTTTTATGGTAAGTGGTACTATTGCCGCCATCGCAGGGGTTATGGTCACGAAGTATTTAACGAAGTTGCTTGGGAAACGTACTCTCTATATGATCTTGTGGTTGGTTGTCAGCATTCTCACAGTCTCATTCTATTTCATACCGAAGGAAAGCATTATACTCATTTTCGCTTCCCATATTCTCATTTCATTTATTTTGGGGCCGACAGCTCCTTTGATTTGGGCAATGTACGCCGATACCGCGGATTATTCGGAATGGAAATCGGGCAGGAGAGCGACAGGTCTGGTTTTTTCAGCCGCAACGTTTGCTCAAAAATTAGGTTGGGCTATTGGCGGTGCTTTCACCGGATGGTTATTGGCATATTTCGGCTTTATCGCAAATGTCGTGCAAACCGAAGGGGCACAAGACGGTATTCGTTTGATGATGAGTATTATTCCTGCTGTCGGTGGTTTCTTAGCGGCAGCGGCTATGTGGTTTTATGTATTAGATGAAAAAATGATGGTAAAAATTGAAGAAGATCTATCTGCCAGAAAAAAAGAATAA